Within the Hevea brasiliensis isolate MT/VB/25A 57/8 chromosome 2, ASM3005281v1, whole genome shotgun sequence genome, the region catattttttagaaaCCGTGAACCGGTGGTTCTGAACCGGATTGAATCGATAGTTCTAAACCGAATCAAACCAgtaatttaaatacaaaaaaattcaataaatacctcactccactcctaattcatttatatatatatatgtcattaattctctacacaattattttctacactctctttaattctcaatacttttttaatttctctcaaattttctaaataattattttttacactccttttaattctcaATACTTTCATAAttctcctactttattattttatatgctcactaaaatttttaatgctatatcaattactctgttattattttataaattcaataaaattttcaataccctctattttgattttttttttcttttatatttttttaattattaattatcatataattttttaaaaaatggcaagtaatactcaactcaattcaactaaacttttatcccaaaaatttattggggttggctatatggattatctttctccactctaaacgattttgggttaaatcatcggaaatgtgtaatacttttaggtcatgttgtactattctcctttAAGTTAGTTTAGGTCTACCTATTCTTTTATTTCTATTCTCTAACTCAATGTGCTCTACATGTCTAACTAGAATTTtcctatgtctatgcttcacattaccaaaccacctcaatctccattttctcaacttataactgaaaattttgattcatctaaatcctaaagggatacataggcaaaattaagttcatgcacctttttctaatttttttaaaattaatttcatctctagtttttaataagttcaactctttgcttattaaatttttcttaaaaataagttaattttattctttttattcttattttattttgattaaaagatttctaagaaaaattaaaagatttctaagaaaaattaaaatatttttacaaatataacttaaattataaatcaataaaatttttctctaattttttcctttaaatCGCTCTTAAACCGCTCCAAAATCGCTTCCAAACCGTTATTCAAACCGTTTTGAACAATCATTTTTTGAACCGTCTCTTAAACCATTTTAAATCGGGGCTCGAAACGGAACCGGCGGTTCCTGAACTGTGGCCACCCCTAGCTGCAACAAAGTCGCACAAGCAAGTTAAAGATGAAACCTTCATCCATAACAATCGAAAACCAAACAAAAAGTATATAAAAAATACTTCAATTGAATGAGGAGGATATTTATTGAGACTTAACAAGTTATTGGAGTTCGAGATGACAATTAGATACACTATAAATGGGATAGAAAAATCTGAAAGCTtttagaattttttattttttaattttttaacgcGAAGAATAGTTTTTTGTTCGtgaagaataattttttattttttaagaaaattttttaaaaaataaaaataaatatatatatagaatgaatgtttttcttttttttttcttcttttatcactaatttattacatttttatataaaagtattaatCATATATCAAATTAAATGAtcctaattaattattaaaaatgtgACTAATAGTTAAATTTAATGCCAAATAATCAAAGTTGTATGAGATAGATAGGACCATGAATCGATTcaaattgtgaattgaattaagTCAAATTTATAATCAAACTAGATCAATAGTTTCGGCTCATGAATTAGTTCGAATTTGAGATATAGTGGGCTAATTATAGTCTCCCTTTATTTAACCTAAAAATTGATCTGAAATTATTAGTTTGAATTAGCGCTTTCAAATCATGATCAATCTGATTTAAAATtgtttatatacatatatatttgaTAGAATACATATCAAATCTTAATTCTATTTTGCAAAAATTAAAGTATATTATGAGACATTTATAAGAGTTGAGATGTGTCATAGCACATTTAAAAAATTAAGGGTGCGATGAAATTTTTTTTAGTAAAGTTTATATGGAAAATGAtatatttgatatatatatttttatagaaGGATTGAGTGGCAGAGACTCAAACCTAATGCCTACTAAGCAAATAATATATCTTTAatcatttgatcaagttaagttcgccTACTGTGCTTAGTTCTTACTTTCTTTATTAGGCACATTTGGTCATAAAACGTTGCCTATAAAATGCCTTTGGCTATGATTTTTAAATGCTTctctttaatctcatttttcacTATGTACCTGAATGAGGAAgggctaaaattatttttttgctaaaattatttgaaaaaaaaaacattttaaatgtcattaaaaaagtgttttgaattttttttattattttaatatttttatgattaaaattaattttcactttaaattacattttaatactcttatatttaaaaaatatttttttaataacaatttcaataataatatcaaacagtccctttatcctaaaaatatgtggcaaatataaatttttataatatatatttctaTTATTCTTAATCACACTTTTAAGCAATATAGCATTTAAGCAATACAATAGTAAATTGACattcctaaattaaaaaaaaaataacaatataCTATTCACTAATGATTAAGATGAATCTCAAAATGACTGTATCAATTACAAAAATCGTTTAATATAATCccatataaatattatatcaaaAAATTACCTATtatcatcatcattattattattattattattttttaaaaatctgtCATCATCTTTAATAataagtgaaaagaaaaaaaaacctccatataaatataatatattgagaatcaaattaaaaagagataataaAAATAGCACTTTGTTTTTTTAAAATATCTAAccttattttaatttcattaaaagagTATATGATTCTTTGTCGTTTCACGTCGACCATGCGCCCTTGCTGCCGAGGCCTGTAACAAAGTTTTTGAACTCATTATTTGCTATTATCCATATCGCTCCACGTGTCTAGCATGCTTGTGCAAAGCAACGGTGCCACCTGTATAAAGCGTTGAGAACGAGGGACACGCGACTTGAAATAACAGACCATGAATATATTAGTGGCGTTAGGATTGCACCGGTCTAAGTGATAGGCAACGTGTTTGGTACGCATTTAAAATACTAATTTAAAATACTAATCATTGATACTTAACAACGAAAGTCTTGTCTCCCTCAATCTGACAGTTCAGGTTCTACCCCACTTTCTATTGATACGCGTTTCTGATTGTAAGACAAAGGTAATTTTCATTAACAGTGCCCCAACTTTGACCCCATCTTTCATTTATAATCAaatcctaaattttaattttaatttcattttgtcatattaaatcttttatttttaataaatgttatttatataaaaattaagagattcattaaataaataaatacttctatgccttaattccaaaattTATATCTGATCACTGCTCTTCAATTTGATAAAAGGAATTTAATAATCGCAGAAAAAATGTACGTGCACTACACGCACTGTGATACTTATTGGCTACCTCCCTGCAAAATTGATTTCCCTTGTGGATCATACTGACACCATGTGCTTGCACAAAGGAAAATGAATTAGTAAAATGaaaaaaacaaataaagaaagaaagagagatgatATTCATGGTATAGGTCCAAACGCACGTCCGGAAGATGCCACGTAAAACGGAGATATTTTTGAGCTACGAAATAGATATTTCTCAAATTCATCTGGCGAGGACACGTGTTCTACCGGTGCTCTCAATTTCAATCGGTGACGTTACTCCTCGATTCTCGATCGTCGCGTTGCAGCCATTACATATCACCATGCGTCCTATCTCGAATAGCATGTGAACACGCGTTTGTCACCACAAACAGAAACAGCATCTGTGTCTGATAAATCTGTTGAGTAATGGACACGCGTCTAACACCTTAGCTACAGAAGCTGGGATATGATCATATAAACAAACGCGTTAAGAGCATTACAATCCGAGAGTTTAAGCATTGTCCCAATGAgcgtgagcaagagactgaaaatgaaccCGCTAACTCGGGGATGCGATGCTGGCGAATCGGGGATACTTAATGAACGCATACTCCTGCTAGTCTTCGAGTCCGTAAAATGGGACCTCCACGCTCTTTGCGCCATGGCTTCTGTGAACCGCAAGCTCCGCGCCATAGCCAAACGGTTGCTATGGCGAGAGTTGTGTGTGTATCGAGCACCGCGCATGTTAGTAGCATTGACAAACGGTGCGCCCAATGCTCCCTTTGGAGACAGTTGGCAAGCGCTTGCGAAGCTCATGTTCTACTGTTGCGGTTGTGAGTCAACTCAAAACTTCAATGTGAGTCAACCCTCCCCAGGTCATTTCGTCAAAACTTCTCGTTTTTCTAAAACGTCGGGTCGGAGCTTTCTAAGCAAGAAATGCCAGGGGGATTTATTGTTCGTGAGCGACCCGTGTGAGCATCCAACGCGAGACAATGAAGATGATTTGGGGATATACAGGGGGGTTTTTCGAGGATTTATGAAATCAAGAACGAGAGCGTGTTTAATTAGACGGCAAGTAGAGCTAGAAAAGAGAGTGAGGTGCACTTACTGTGGGTTTCGCGTGTGGAGTATGACTTCAGCTGGCCTGGTGCCTAAAAGCGCGGCTAGGCGGCTTGGGTCGCGCGAGGGTGGGTTGGAGTATTTTGTTTGTTTAAATGGCCACTTGTATGGGACTTGTTGGCTTGTGCCGCTGTCGTCCGATGAAGATAATGGTGTTGTTGCTGGTGATTGCAGTCATGATGATGATTGTGGTGGTGACTATGATAATCGGACGGTGGCGGAAGGCAGTTCGAGCTCGATGGTTGAAGAGTTTGCAGAGCAATGGACCACGAATTGATAGCAGCCATGGCTTAAGGCCCATATTGATATTGTAATAGTAGGGCCTGGTAGTGTTAGATTGTGATTAGGCTGACATGGATATTTGATCTTTCCGTTTTATGTAGTGGGGATATTTATCTAATATAATTCAGATTGGCAGATTGGTATCATCAGAacctctttattttatttttaattgcaaCTTCCACTGCATCAAAAGAACAACTAGTTTACAATTTTTATGAAATCTTAGCGATTAACGACCTCCGCTGGCTACAACAAGAAAGTATGAAGAAAGGATTGAAATTAATAACAAGAAAAGATTCAAATATTTGTCACCTTATGCCTTGTGTTTCTTGAATGTGCCGTTACAAGCCGCCCAAAAGGCTGCATGCGTGCGTCTTGCCGCCATATTTCCAAAGCTTACCTCTCTTCTCATTTCTTCGGTCATTTGATCACAATCATAAGTTTTAGTGAACAAAAACCCCTAATTTCTTCACTTCCCACTCAAACCATTGAATTTCACTTATCACTCTGTTCCCGCAACTTCAGTTTTGTACAGAAAGGGATATATCAGTCTCAGGTACTTCGGTTTTCTTTTATTCGTCCATTGCTCATTCGATTTTTGAGTTTGGTTCTCGATAAACTTTGTCTTCAGCCATATTCATTTATACTTGATGGAGAAGATACATTGACACAGCCAAATCTGCTTGTAGGTATCCATTTTATTTGTCTTTTCAATTATTAAACCAATTTTGTTTGATGGTGAATCGACGGAAATTACCTTTTCTGAACTTAGTTTTTAGTTAGAGTAGTCTCATAATCGCGTCATGTGTATCATCATGCATTACACAGACTAGCTAGTTTTTGTATGTATTCCCATGGGTTTTGCATTTGGGTGTGTGTTAATTCGGGAAGTGAGTTACTGATTTGGTAGGTCACATGTGGACAGAATCCACAAAATTcatatgattattattattattttttggtgTTTTGTTGATTTCTGCTAGTTGATAAGCAAAACCATTTAAGTGACGATGCAAATTTCTGAAAAGGCAAACCTAGTTTAATACCTGAGAAATTTCTATATGTCTTCACATAATTAGCTCTAGCCTCCTGGAGTTGGAAATCTAGATGTTGCTCACGTCCTTCCAATTCAACTGTAGGTTGTTGGCAGTCTTCAGGGAGAGAAATGGCCAACCTTGAAGATATTATTTACTCAGCTGCTACTTATCTTCTAACTACATTTGCATTCCTCCTTGCATTTGCAATATTACGGCTTCAACCAATTAATGATAGAGTTTACTTCCCAAAATGGTATCTTAAAGGGATAAGAGCTAGCCCAACACATTCTAGGGCAATTATATCCAAATTTGTAAACATGGACTTCAAAACATACATTCGGCTTTTGAGTTGGATGCTTGCAGCATTGAGAATGCCAGAACCTGAGCTTATTGATCACGCAGGGCTTGATTCTGTAGTCTACATTCGGATTTACCTAATGGGGTAAGTTCCTTTTCTAGCTTCCTTTTTAAGCCTTTGTTTCTTGAACAGGTTCGAGGAGTGTAGTTTTTGTAGACCTTTTTATGGGCTATCTGGCATTATTATTGAATTGATGTTAAGAAAAGCATTTTTTTAAGTATGATAGTTAGAAggcattaaatattaatttaaaattaaatttgacatTTTTAGTTATAAGAActtcaaaataataaataattttttttttcctcttttaacATCTAAATGATATGTAATTTTGTTGCCCAACTTGGGCGGATCATCTAATATGATGACATGATGTGCAGCTTGAAAATCTTTGTCCCCATAACTTTACTTGCTTTTGCGGTTTTGGTGCCTGTCAATTGGACTGCGGGGGCACTGGAGCAAATCAAGGATCTTACATTTAGTGATATTGACAAGTTGTCGATATCAAATATTCCACCTGGATCCAGAAGGTAAGATACAATTTATTACCAATTTTCCTCTGTTTTGATTTACTTATTCATGGAAATTGTTTGATTGCCATTTCCTAAGAATAGCGAGTTATTCTTCACGTATCTATGGAATGAACATGCCTCAAAGTTTGAAGAATGAAAAGGAGAATATATGCATACCAAACAAGAAAAAGTTTTTTGACCtctattattttttttagatGAATTTAACCTTCCAATAAGTCGTATGGTGTCACAATACTTTTGAACTTCACAAGCATCCAATTTCTATGAGATAGAATATCAAGAGTAAGTAAAGGTTTCTTTGAGGAAGATCATAGACTCAGTTGCTagaatgttttttttttcaattaaattatactaaaaataattttttaaattattaattgtaacaatataattgattttggaaGATTGATTTATTATGTCTCAATTTTTAGAGACATGCTCCATTCTACTGTCAACTTATGAAATCTACCTTGTTCGTTTCAAGGTTTTGGGCACATGTTGCAATGTCATATGTCTTCACCTTTTGGACATTATATGTTATCTATAAAGAGTACAAGACAACAGCTATTTTGCGCTTGCAATTTTTAGCATCTGAAAGCCATCGTCCTGACCATTTCACAGTGAGTTTTATCAAATATCTTTTAGTGTTATGAGAAGTTTGTATCTTCTGCTCATGTTTTTACTGCTTGATGTTTATGATAATATATGACTTGGGTTTAGAAGATATAGATATCTATGATCTATTTGGAAAACCATGGGTTATCCAACTTAAGGGCCATTTTTCTTGAGGATATGAATGACTTCTAAACATGATTGAAAAAAAAAGGCAGACATCAAGTTTTACAAAAGAAATCATTTTCTTTTTGAAGGATTGATTCTGATTATGGCAAACTCAAATATTAGCTTCTTGTTGTGGATGGATTCCATTCTGCACTTGAAATATCAGATAAAGCAATATGCTAACAATGATTTTAATGTTGAATTAGTAGCTTTGTCCATCATCATTTGTCTATTACAAGAAATGAAGTTGACTATCAAAATGCAACCAATTATCCTAATCTTGTGCCATTAAATTATCATAAAGGAGGATAAAAGAGAATGACTTCAAAGTGTTATTAAATGAGTGGAGAAAGAACACTTTAATTTCTATTTTTAAGAACAAAAGATAAATCTACCATAATTAAAATGATGGTTCAAACAATGAAACCATGGGAAAGAGTGCTTGAACACAGATTTAGGGATACTACTAAGGTATCAAAGAACCAATTTGGCTTTATACCTAGTAGAGCTACAATATAGTCTAGATTTTTGTTAAGAAGATTAATAGAAATTTATGGGGAAAGGAAGAAGGATCTCCACATGGTTTCATTAACTTAGAAAAAGCATATGGTAGAGTACTAAGGGAAGTTCTTTAATGGTTGCTGGAGAAGAAAGATTCCATCTCAAATGTATAAATACCAATAAGGACATGTATGAGGGAGCAGTCATAAGTGTAAGAATAGTAGGAGGGGATATGGATGACTTTCCCATAATAGTGAATTTAATTGGTGATCGACTTCGAGTCTATACCTATTTACCTTATAAATGGGTTAACTAGTCATATTCACTATGATATCCAATGGTGCATGTTATTTGCTAATGATATTGTCTTAGTGAATGAAATTAGTGAAAGAGTAACCAAAAGTTGAAGTTGTAGAGAATGACTATTAATAATAAGGGTTTTATGCTAAGTAAAAGTAAAACTAAATATATGCATTGTGAGTTTAGCACTTGTAGAAGAAATAGAGGTGATGTTCAATTGGATGGAGTTTTTGTGTCAAAATGCAACCAACTCAAGTGTTTAGGCTCTATCATCTAGCAAAATAGAGTAATAGATGAGGATTTAAATCACATGATCAAAACAAGATAGTTGAAATAGAGAAGTGCAATGAATGTACTATGCGACAGTAGCATCCTTAACAAAGTGAAAGATAAGTTATATAAAACTGTGATTAAACCAACAATATTGTATGGGAATAAATGTTGGGCATCAAAGTTGGAAAATACTCATAAAATGAGTGTGGTAGAAATGT harbors:
- the LOC110665496 gene encoding EID1-like F-box protein 3 — encoded protein: MSVSKRLKMNPLTRGCDAGESGILNERILLLVFESVKWDLHALCAMASVNRKLRAIAKRLLWRELCVYRAPRMLVALTNGAPNAPFGDSWQALAKLMFYCCGCESTQNFNVSQPSPGHFVKTSRFSKTSGRSFLSKKCQGDLLFVSDPCEHPTRDNEDDLGIYRGVFRGFMKSRTRACLIRRQVELEKRVRCTYCGFRVWSMTSAGLVPKSAARRLGSREGGLEYFVCLNGHLYGTCWLVPLSSDEDNGVVAGDCSHDDDCGGDYDNRTVAEGSSSSMVEEFAEQWTTN